One part of the Vicia villosa cultivar HV-30 ecotype Madison, WI linkage group LG6, Vvil1.0, whole genome shotgun sequence genome encodes these proteins:
- the LOC131613293 gene encoding uncharacterized protein LOC131613293, giving the protein MAKILILVVVLLQVSSFMGFAKGVYTHKKHAKHHPSAPTPSPVHSQSSYSFDSLDLDHHHKKHPRHHPSSPSPSPSQSTYTSSIDSIDIDRHHKRHHRHHPSTPSPSPVQSPSSVHIDSVDLEHHGKKHHHHHHPSAPIHSPIQSPSSLINDSFDVDHHHKKHHRHHPSAPTPSPARSQSSSSIDSLDLDRHHKKAKKHHHHHPPAPTPSAF; this is encoded by the coding sequence ATGGCCAAAATTTTAATCTTAGTAGTAGTCTTACTTCAAGTGAGCTCTTTCATGGGCTTTGCTAAAGGGGTTTATACTCACAAAAAACACGCAAAACATCACCCATCAGCTCCAACTCCATCCCCTGTTCATTCACAATCTTCTTACTCTTTTGATTCTCTTGATTTGGATCATCATCACAAAAAACATCCTAGACATCACCCATCATCCCCATCCCCTTCTCCTAGTCAATCAACCTATACCTCCTCTATTGATTCTATAGATATAGATCGTCATCACAAGAGACATCATCGTCATCATCCATCAACCCCAAGCCCTTCTCCTGTTCAGTCACCATCTTCCGTCCATATTGATTCCGTTGATCTAGAGCATCATGGCaagaaacatcatcatcatcatcatccatcagCCCCTATCCATTCCCCTATTCAATCACCATCTTCTTTAATTAATGATTCCTTTGATGTGGATCATCACCACAAGAAACATCATCGCCACCACCCATCAGCCCCAACCCCTTCCCCAGCTCGATCACAATCTTCCTCCTCTATTGATTCTCTTGATTTGGATCGTCATCACAAAAAAGCCAAGAAGCATCACCATCATCACCCACCAGCCCCAACCCCTTCCGCATTTTGA
- the LOC131613294 gene encoding uncharacterized protein LOC131613294, producing the protein MAKILILVVVLLQVSSFMGFAKGVYTHKKHAKHHLSAPTPSPVHSQSSYSFDSLDLDHHHKKHPRHHPSSPSPSPSQSTYTSSIDSIDLDRHHKRHHRHHPSTPSPSPIQSPSSVHIDSVDLDHHGKKHHHHHHPSAPIHSPIKSPSSLINDSFDVDHHHKKHHRHHPSAPTPSPARSQSSSSIDSLDLDRHHKKPKKHHHHHPPAATPSAF; encoded by the coding sequence ATGGCCAAAATTTTAATCTTAGTAGTAGTCTTACTTCAAGTGAGCTCTTTCATGGGCTTTGCTAAAGGGGTTTATACTCACAAAAAACACGCAAAacatcacctatcagctccaacTCCATCCCCTGTTCATTCACAATCTTCTTACTCTTTTGATTCTCTTGATTTGGATCATCATCACAAAAAACATCCTAGACATCACCCATCATCCCCATCCCCTTCTCCTAGTCAATCAACCTATACCTCCTCTATTGATTCTATAGATTTAGATCGTCATCACAAGAGACATCATCGTCATCATCCATCAACCCCAAGCCCTTCTCCTATTCAGTCACCATCTTCCGTCCATATTGATTCCGTTGATCTAGACCATCATGGCaagaaacatcatcatcatcatcatccatcagCCCCTATCCATTCCCCTATTAAATCACCATCTTCTTTAATTAATGATTCCTTTGATGTGGATCATCACCACAAGAAACATCATCGCCACCACCCATCAGCCCCAACCCCTTCCCCAGCTCGATCACAATCTTCCTCCTCTATTGATTCTCTTGATTTGGATCGTCATCACAAAAAACCCAAGAAGCATCACCATCATCACCCACCAGCCGCAACCCCTTCCGCATTTTGA